Proteins encoded together in one Planctopirus ephydatiae window:
- a CDS encoding tetratricopeptide repeat protein, translating into MTLTRETFDMRDDSRVHSTTSSQPWGSLAGDVQSSRRLWIWVLVIVVATIFAHGQGLACGYIWDDDAYVEQNKTLRTWQGLWLIWSSPESTPQYYPLVHTTFWIEYHLWGLWPAGYHATNIFLHAICSILIGRLLVRLQVPGAWLIALFFAVHPLHVESVAWITERKNVLSGVFYFLAATPLLECLGVLRNERDFSQQQMSPDSGVELFWKNWILAFVLFLAALLSKTVTCTLPAAALLVAWGVRGRLTWRDVKITAPFFVLGISMGMLTAYLEVTHVGATSEYVPLSFWDRLVLAGRIPWFYAWQIVWPQTLIFIYPKWLIDASQPVQWLYPLATLGVLLGTLLFRRQLGRGVFVGIAYFIGTLFPALGFFNVYPMRFSFVADHFAYLASLGIIALAGTGLTITWQAAARRFQWPSVVPILGMGLIVALLAFISRSQTEIYKDVWTLWSTTVQANPRATVAQANLGKLMLQKGDVQAALVHIEEAYRQDPILDTNLLNWMTAKIQLQQFPDVRDKLEELSQRLDPHAEFHRLMAMMFLGFNETSQAEKTFAEGVTRFPEDSSLAGDYGAFLIRRGKFAEAESQLLKATAIEPLNGQAWSDLGICLMQMNRPEEALEAFQMATQKSPSMAEGWKNLAQWYLQHGQPSKSLETMRLAHQKLPLDLSIVEEYAWQLTHGEMPAEQDAALARLILNQALTASAAGAQLRNGGLPTLLRLVQVFLASGDTIAAGQLVDRYLKLLPENDAQRLTVMELRKKLTQ; encoded by the coding sequence ATGACTTTGACTCGTGAAACCTTTGATATGCGCGATGATTCTCGAGTGCATTCCACCACATCATCACAACCTTGGGGCAGCCTGGCCGGTGATGTTCAAAGCAGTCGTCGTCTCTGGATTTGGGTGCTCGTCATCGTCGTTGCGACGATTTTCGCACATGGCCAGGGGCTGGCTTGCGGCTACATCTGGGATGATGACGCTTATGTTGAACAAAACAAGACTCTGCGAACATGGCAGGGCTTGTGGCTCATCTGGAGCAGTCCCGAGAGTACACCGCAGTACTATCCGCTGGTTCACACAACGTTCTGGATCGAGTACCACCTGTGGGGTTTGTGGCCAGCCGGCTACCACGCGACCAACATTTTCCTCCATGCCATCTGCAGTATTCTGATTGGCCGCCTGCTGGTTCGTTTGCAAGTCCCGGGAGCGTGGTTGATTGCGCTATTCTTTGCTGTTCACCCACTGCATGTGGAATCTGTGGCCTGGATCACCGAACGGAAGAATGTGCTTTCCGGCGTGTTCTATTTCCTCGCAGCGACGCCACTGCTTGAATGTCTAGGTGTGCTTCGCAACGAAAGAGATTTCTCTCAACAACAAATGTCGCCCGATTCTGGCGTCGAATTGTTCTGGAAGAACTGGATTCTGGCCTTCGTGTTGTTTCTGGCAGCATTACTCAGCAAGACCGTCACATGCACACTTCCTGCAGCGGCACTGCTCGTGGCGTGGGGAGTTCGTGGCAGACTGACCTGGCGGGATGTGAAGATCACAGCTCCGTTTTTTGTGCTGGGTATTTCGATGGGCATGCTCACGGCTTATCTGGAAGTGACCCATGTGGGTGCAACGTCTGAATATGTGCCTTTGAGTTTCTGGGATCGACTCGTTCTGGCAGGCCGAATTCCCTGGTTTTATGCGTGGCAGATTGTGTGGCCGCAAACGCTGATTTTCATTTACCCCAAGTGGTTAATCGACGCCTCTCAGCCCGTACAATGGCTGTACCCTCTGGCTACGCTGGGAGTTTTACTCGGTACGTTACTCTTCAGAAGGCAACTTGGCCGAGGAGTATTTGTAGGAATTGCGTACTTTATTGGCACGCTCTTTCCGGCACTTGGCTTCTTTAATGTTTACCCCATGAGGTTTTCCTTTGTTGCCGATCATTTTGCCTATCTGGCGAGCTTAGGGATCATTGCGTTGGCAGGTACCGGTTTAACAATCACATGGCAAGCGGCCGCGAGACGCTTCCAATGGCCAAGCGTCGTTCCCATTCTGGGAATGGGTTTGATCGTCGCGTTGCTGGCATTCATTTCCCGGTCACAAACCGAAATTTACAAGGATGTCTGGACACTGTGGAGTACGACTGTCCAAGCCAATCCCAGGGCAACTGTCGCACAGGCCAATCTCGGGAAATTGATGCTGCAAAAAGGCGATGTACAAGCGGCATTAGTTCATATCGAAGAGGCTTACCGACAGGATCCCATACTGGACACGAATCTGCTCAACTGGATGACAGCCAAGATCCAGCTTCAACAGTTTCCCGACGTACGCGACAAGTTAGAAGAACTCAGTCAACGACTTGACCCGCATGCTGAGTTCCATCGATTGATGGCGATGATGTTCCTGGGGTTCAATGAGACCAGTCAAGCCGAGAAAACCTTTGCGGAGGGAGTTACTCGCTTTCCAGAAGATAGTTCGCTGGCTGGCGATTACGGTGCTTTTCTAATCAGACGAGGCAAGTTTGCTGAAGCAGAGTCTCAGCTTCTTAAAGCAACCGCGATTGAACCATTGAATGGGCAGGCGTGGTCGGATCTGGGGATTTGTCTGATGCAAATGAATAGACCGGAAGAGGCACTTGAGGCGTTTCAGATGGCCACTCAGAAATCGCCTTCCATGGCTGAAGGCTGGAAAAATCTTGCCCAGTGGTACTTGCAGCATGGTCAGCCCAGCAAATCACTTGAGACGATGCGGTTGGCCCATCAGAAGCTCCCCCTCGATCTTTCGATTGTTGAGGAGTATGCCTGGCAACTGACTCATGGAGAGATGCCTGCTGAGCAGGATGCTGCATTGGCCAGGCTGATTCTTAATCAGGCTCTGACTGCATCTGCAGCGGGGGCACAACTCAGAAATGGCGGCCTGCCTACATTGTTGCGATTGGTGCAGGTATTCCTCGCGTCAGGTGACACGATCGCTGCGGGGCAGCTCGTCGATCGATATTTGAAGTTGCTTCCAGAAAATGATGCCCAACGACTCACAGTCATGGAATTACGGAAAAAGTTGACGCAGTAA
- the pgm gene encoding phosphoglucomutase (alpha-D-glucose-1,6-bisphosphate-dependent), with translation MGLHQLAGKKAPPEILVDIDRLLQDYHDRQPDLSDPAQRVSFGTSGHRGTSQNGSFTDAHIAAITQAIVEYRRAQGVTGPLYMGRDTHALSTPAQLTAIEVLAANDVTTVIHARNRATPTPVISHAILTQNRGRTSGLADGVVITPSHNPPEDGGFKYNGTNGGPADTDATSVIQDRANEILSSGLKAVKRVSLSSAMASGHVTEVDLITPYVNDLGSIIDMDVIQKSGLSIGVDPLGGSSHDYWAPVAEKYGLNLQVVNPIIDPQFAFMTVDHDGKIRMDCSSPWAMASLVSLKDKFGIAFANDPDADRHGIVTPTGGLMNPNSYLAVCIQYLFKHRQNWKSTAGVGKTLVSSAMIDRVAHALGRKLVEVPVGFKWFVSGLFDGSLGFGGEESAGASFLRKDGSVWSTDKDGLILGLLAAEITATTGKDPSQHFAELAAKFGLPEYTRIDQPATLEQKSILKKLSPQDVQATTLAGDLITQRLTSAPGNHAAIGGLKVATDFGWFAARPSGTENVYKIYAESFRDKQHLDRIVSEARDIVSAALAKA, from the coding sequence ATGGGTCTGCATCAATTGGCTGGCAAGAAAGCCCCCCCTGAGATTCTTGTCGATATCGACCGCCTCTTGCAGGATTACCATGACCGCCAGCCTGACTTAAGCGATCCAGCCCAGCGAGTTTCCTTTGGAACCAGTGGCCATCGGGGAACGTCCCAAAACGGATCGTTCACCGATGCACACATTGCCGCCATCACTCAAGCGATCGTCGAATATCGGAGGGCCCAAGGAGTCACGGGCCCGCTTTACATGGGCCGTGATACTCATGCCCTCTCGACACCCGCACAACTGACAGCCATCGAAGTCCTCGCTGCCAATGACGTCACGACGGTCATTCACGCCAGGAATCGAGCCACTCCTACACCAGTCATTTCGCATGCCATTCTCACTCAGAATCGAGGGCGAACTTCCGGTCTGGCTGATGGTGTCGTCATCACTCCTTCGCACAATCCTCCTGAAGATGGTGGCTTCAAGTACAATGGAACAAATGGCGGACCTGCCGATACCGATGCGACCTCTGTCATTCAGGATCGGGCAAATGAGATTCTTTCCAGTGGCCTCAAAGCCGTAAAGCGGGTCTCTTTATCATCCGCCATGGCTTCAGGCCATGTGACTGAAGTCGATCTCATCACTCCCTATGTCAACGATCTGGGGAGCATCATTGATATGGACGTCATCCAGAAAAGTGGCCTCTCGATTGGTGTCGATCCCCTGGGAGGATCATCGCACGATTACTGGGCTCCTGTCGCGGAAAAGTACGGCCTGAATCTGCAGGTGGTGAATCCCATCATCGATCCGCAATTTGCCTTCATGACGGTCGATCATGATGGAAAAATCCGTATGGATTGCTCCAGCCCCTGGGCCATGGCGAGCCTTGTTTCTTTAAAGGACAAATTTGGTATTGCTTTCGCCAACGATCCTGATGCCGACCGCCACGGCATTGTCACACCGACGGGTGGGCTAATGAACCCCAACAGCTACCTCGCCGTTTGTATCCAGTACCTCTTTAAGCATCGCCAGAACTGGAAGTCCACAGCGGGTGTCGGCAAAACACTCGTTTCCAGTGCGATGATCGACCGTGTCGCGCATGCTCTGGGACGCAAGCTCGTCGAAGTCCCCGTCGGCTTCAAATGGTTCGTCAGCGGACTTTTCGACGGTTCCCTCGGTTTTGGTGGTGAAGAAAGTGCGGGTGCCAGTTTCCTGCGAAAAGATGGTTCGGTCTGGTCGACCGATAAGGATGGCCTGATTCTCGGTTTACTGGCCGCAGAAATCACTGCTACCACTGGCAAAGATCCCAGCCAGCACTTCGCCGAACTGGCGGCGAAATTTGGTTTGCCCGAATACACACGCATCGATCAGCCAGCCACTCTCGAACAGAAGTCGATCCTCAAGAAGCTCTCACCACAGGATGTTCAGGCGACCACATTAGCGGGCGATCTCATCACGCAGCGTTTGACTTCCGCACCTGGTAATCATGCTGCGATCGGTGGCCTGAAAGTCGCGACTGATTTCGGATGGTTTGCCGCCCGCCCATCCGGTACAGAAAACGTCTACAAGATTTACGCCGAGAGCTTTCGCGACAAGCAACATCTCGATCGAATTGTCAGCGAAGCCCGCGATATTGTCTCGGCTGCCTTGGCCAAAGCATAA
- a CDS encoding DUF7133 domain-containing protein, translating to MALQRLAVQRFLWCLFGLSWAFSSVISAQLVVAEDVQQPFQEMHGFRVHPDFLIEPFADDKLAHDIYCMTIDPQGRVVVAGPGYIRILIDEDQNGIADKAITFASEPRNGAQSLVYHGRDLLAVGDRGVLHFEDRDGDDIADGPAKVYLQIKTGGEHDAHSLQKGADGWWYLLAGNMARADSRYVTLKSSPITNPVHGVWMRIRPDMKAAEVLTDGLRNAYDFAFDQQGRAVTFDSDDERDISLPWYRPTRVLELTPTFHMGWESNSWKRPDDWFDSPRVLATAGRGSPTGVLSYQHDAFGESWRNTLFLLDWTYGRLLAIPPHQVTATDKDTRQEPQPPELILTAAPGFGFAPTDMEVGPDGSIYICVGGRGTQGGIYRLRPKQAVSTAQPDSASSPVDKSMQAILNAPQPLSSWSRARWIPLARMAGRESLLAAALETSRSDAERIRAIEAITELYGGLKAVELLNLTPDAQASRPVIARAVWSVFRNGEFPPVEAIQKMIPAMQQEPKSAAGRDESSLLEQSLLEGLLTIEASQISNSDWKEFSPVIISCLSHSHRLVRTLAARVVARIPEDLLPQIASEAGKRGPKAAIAYAFGWIDRTDTLPTRLESSAASVALKVLERSSDIEAQQEAIRLLQKILGGVGGPTDVPPAFLGYVAGANLSTVERQIDQLRVDVARIYLGRTSGNQVELERVLAMIELAHEPVLTKLLSQLSETSNPIDDIHVLAVSACMRVARTSSHREAIISAFLDLDRKIMAHKLPRDTYWNDRIRDIYLAHCAIDEMLPVVMAQHPKLGRSHHVLYLSKFPGELFGIALGGFVKQIETDPDYLWTGDVLFLLASANDPKLRELIRKQAQEFRLKSPATIALSEHPEEAERSLFVEGLASPQREVFTASIQALGQLAPATDAATQLALLALARRLNTDAQEYRLREQVIALLERNLQYTENSFVKGEAGFVPQTEALAAWEQYLSRLYPEEMTRLVNISKAEQKALVDNWQVARSLTGDSQRGATVFRNRTCQQCHSGAGLSTSSALGPNLAGAAKRFSRDDLLIAMIDPSRDVSSRYQATLIEHIDGRTLTGMIVYESTDGLLMRNATGQVFRVESKEIENRRPLTTSLMPVGLLNGVSAQDLADLEAYLQLTE from the coding sequence ATGGCTTTGCAAAGGCTCGCTGTTCAACGATTTCTGTGGTGCTTGTTCGGACTTTCATGGGCCTTTAGCAGTGTCATTTCTGCGCAACTTGTGGTCGCCGAGGACGTGCAACAGCCCTTTCAGGAAATGCATGGATTCCGGGTGCATCCCGACTTTCTGATCGAACCTTTTGCCGATGACAAACTGGCACATGACATTTACTGTATGACCATCGACCCGCAAGGACGGGTCGTTGTCGCTGGTCCAGGCTATATTCGCATCCTGATCGATGAAGATCAAAACGGCATAGCAGACAAAGCCATCACCTTCGCCAGCGAGCCTCGCAATGGCGCCCAGAGTCTGGTCTATCATGGACGAGACCTCCTGGCGGTAGGAGATCGTGGCGTACTTCACTTCGAAGATCGCGATGGTGACGATATCGCCGATGGCCCTGCCAAAGTCTACCTGCAGATCAAGACTGGCGGTGAACATGATGCTCATTCGCTTCAGAAAGGGGCCGATGGCTGGTGGTATCTTCTGGCCGGAAATATGGCCAGGGCCGACAGTCGGTATGTCACGCTCAAGTCTTCTCCCATCACCAATCCCGTTCATGGCGTGTGGATGCGGATCCGCCCTGATATGAAGGCCGCCGAGGTTTTGACGGATGGTTTACGTAATGCCTACGACTTTGCCTTCGATCAACAGGGCCGGGCTGTCACTTTCGACAGCGATGATGAACGTGACATTTCGCTGCCATGGTATCGGCCGACTCGCGTGCTTGAGCTGACGCCCACTTTTCACATGGGCTGGGAAAGCAACAGTTGGAAGCGTCCTGACGATTGGTTTGATTCGCCCCGTGTACTCGCGACAGCAGGCCGTGGTTCCCCGACAGGTGTTCTTTCTTATCAGCACGACGCCTTCGGTGAATCATGGCGTAACACGCTTTTTCTGCTCGATTGGACCTATGGCCGACTCCTGGCGATACCTCCCCATCAGGTTACAGCAACTGACAAAGATACTCGCCAGGAACCACAGCCCCCCGAACTGATTCTCACCGCAGCACCAGGATTTGGTTTCGCCCCCACCGATATGGAAGTCGGGCCGGATGGAAGCATTTACATCTGTGTGGGTGGTCGCGGCACACAAGGCGGAATCTACCGCTTACGACCGAAGCAGGCTGTCTCTACAGCACAGCCTGACTCTGCGTCATCGCCAGTCGATAAATCCATGCAGGCGATCTTGAATGCTCCCCAACCTTTAAGCAGTTGGTCACGGGCTCGGTGGATCCCACTTGCGCGAATGGCTGGCCGGGAATCACTTCTGGCAGCAGCGCTGGAGACTTCCAGATCTGATGCCGAGAGAATCCGTGCCATTGAAGCCATAACCGAACTCTATGGCGGGCTGAAGGCCGTCGAACTGCTGAATCTTACTCCTGATGCTCAAGCCAGTCGACCTGTCATAGCCCGGGCGGTTTGGTCAGTCTTCCGTAACGGTGAGTTCCCACCGGTCGAGGCGATCCAAAAGATGATCCCCGCAATGCAGCAAGAACCCAAGTCTGCGGCAGGCCGTGATGAGAGCAGCCTTTTGGAACAGTCTCTGCTCGAAGGTTTATTGACAATCGAAGCTTCGCAGATATCGAATTCTGACTGGAAAGAGTTTTCTCCCGTCATCATCTCCTGCCTGTCTCACTCTCATCGCCTGGTGCGTACTTTGGCTGCGCGAGTTGTCGCCAGAATTCCTGAGGATCTTCTCCCACAGATTGCCAGCGAAGCCGGAAAACGCGGCCCCAAAGCAGCGATTGCCTATGCGTTTGGTTGGATCGATCGCACAGATACTCTGCCAACCAGGTTGGAAAGTTCCGCTGCTTCAGTCGCCTTGAAAGTTCTGGAGCGATCCAGCGACATCGAAGCTCAACAAGAAGCCATTCGACTTCTGCAAAAAATTCTGGGTGGTGTCGGCGGACCGACTGATGTTCCACCAGCATTTCTCGGATACGTTGCTGGTGCCAATCTCTCGACAGTCGAACGCCAGATTGACCAGTTAAGAGTTGACGTGGCCAGAATCTACCTGGGCCGAACATCGGGCAATCAGGTCGAACTGGAACGAGTTCTCGCCATGATCGAACTCGCGCATGAACCTGTCCTCACAAAGCTCCTTAGCCAACTGAGCGAAACATCGAACCCGATCGACGATATACACGTGCTCGCGGTTTCCGCCTGTATGCGAGTGGCTCGCACCAGCAGCCATCGCGAGGCGATTATCAGCGCGTTTCTCGATCTTGATCGCAAGATCATGGCACACAAACTTCCACGTGACACCTATTGGAATGACCGCATCCGCGACATTTATCTGGCCCATTGCGCCATTGATGAAATGCTGCCAGTCGTGATGGCGCAGCATCCAAAACTGGGCAGGTCTCATCATGTGCTGTATCTCAGTAAGTTCCCCGGCGAGTTGTTTGGAATTGCCCTGGGTGGTTTCGTGAAGCAGATTGAAACGGATCCTGATTATCTGTGGACAGGCGATGTGCTCTTCCTGCTTGCCTCAGCGAACGATCCCAAGCTTCGAGAACTCATCCGCAAGCAGGCTCAGGAATTTCGATTGAAATCTCCTGCCACGATTGCACTTTCCGAACATCCTGAAGAAGCCGAGCGATCACTTTTTGTGGAGGGATTGGCCTCCCCGCAACGGGAAGTCTTCACAGCGTCGATTCAGGCCCTGGGGCAACTCGCGCCAGCGACCGATGCTGCAACACAACTGGCACTTTTAGCCCTCGCACGCCGATTGAATACAGATGCTCAGGAATACCGGTTGCGTGAACAGGTGATTGCCCTTCTAGAGCGGAATCTCCAGTACACCGAAAACTCCTTTGTTAAAGGGGAAGCTGGCTTTGTTCCGCAGACAGAAGCACTGGCGGCCTGGGAACAATACCTGTCCCGTCTCTATCCAGAGGAAATGACGCGTCTGGTGAACATTAGTAAAGCCGAGCAGAAGGCTCTGGTGGATAACTGGCAGGTTGCCCGCTCTCTCACGGGCGATTCACAGCGTGGTGCGACGGTCTTTCGCAATCGAACATGCCAGCAGTGCCATTCCGGTGCAGGGCTGTCGACATCCAGTGCTCTGGGGCCGAATCTGGCGGGTGCCGCGAAACGATTCAGTCGAGATGATCTGCTGATCGCGATGATTGATCCCAGTCGCGATGTTTCTTCAAGGTACCAAGCCACTCTCATTGAGCATATCGACGGAAGGACACTCACAGGGATGATTGTGTATGAATCGACGGATGGCCTGCTCATGCGAAATGCCACGGGGCAGGTTTTTCGTGTGGAATCGAAAGAGATTGAGAATCGCCGTCCACTCACGACTTCTCTGATGCCAGTCGGCTTACTCAATGGCGTCTCAGCCCAGGATCTCGCCGACCTCGAAGCCTATCTGCAACTCACTGAATAG
- the malQ gene encoding 4-alpha-glucanotransferase: MDRASGVLLHPTSFPSRFGTGDLGHEAYQFVDWLAAAGQSYWQVLPLNPVDAGYSPYQSPSSFAGNPLLISLEKLADDELLTREELDQAAIAGAYGSGSASFELAFEGKMPLLHRAAERFHQLHDDHELRVAFRTFCSAQAGWLDQMALFEALKGANAGRPWTTWTHLVDHWHYPGPEAITVLQEPIFVAKFQQFMFFRQWNELRAYARNKGILIIGDVPIYVAHDSADVWSNRRFFQLNEAGQALQVAGVPPDYFSATGQLWNNPVYDWRALEEDEYRWWARRLQAVMEAVDLVRLDHFRGFEAYWSVPAGHETAEQGTWVPGPGHRLFNALKSQLRIPEGMTRLPIIAEDLGTITAEVDELRLAYGLPGMKVLQFMIADNDPFQPQEFPPESICYTGTHDNDTTVGWFQSHVASFADRFDRLRQRIEFSNEDIAWDLIAVAWKSRSNIAIAPLQDLLSLPAAARMNTPGTFGASARNWIWQYEPGVLTKDLADRLHRLTVANHRFLGDRPPQF; encoded by the coding sequence ATGGATCGTGCGAGTGGTGTGCTGCTGCATCCGACATCATTTCCCAGTCGTTTTGGTACGGGAGATCTCGGTCATGAGGCCTATCAGTTTGTCGATTGGCTGGCTGCTGCCGGCCAATCGTACTGGCAGGTACTCCCACTGAATCCTGTCGATGCCGGCTATTCTCCCTATCAAAGTCCCTCTTCGTTTGCTGGCAATCCGCTGCTTATCAGCCTGGAAAAGCTGGCTGACGACGAACTTCTCACTCGAGAGGAACTCGATCAGGCAGCGATTGCCGGCGCCTATGGGAGTGGCAGTGCCAGCTTTGAACTGGCCTTCGAGGGGAAAATGCCGTTGCTGCACCGCGCTGCGGAACGGTTTCATCAGCTTCATGACGACCACGAACTTCGAGTGGCATTTCGAACATTCTGCAGTGCGCAAGCAGGCTGGCTCGATCAGATGGCCTTGTTTGAAGCCCTGAAAGGTGCCAATGCAGGCCGCCCCTGGACGACTTGGACACATCTCGTCGATCATTGGCATTACCCTGGGCCCGAAGCCATCACGGTTCTTCAAGAGCCCATCTTCGTGGCCAAGTTCCAGCAGTTCATGTTCTTCAGGCAGTGGAACGAATTGCGTGCCTATGCCCGAAACAAAGGCATTCTCATCATTGGCGATGTCCCGATTTATGTCGCTCACGACAGTGCCGATGTCTGGTCGAATCGTCGCTTCTTTCAACTCAACGAAGCCGGGCAGGCTCTGCAGGTTGCGGGCGTGCCTCCGGACTACTTCTCGGCCACAGGTCAACTCTGGAACAACCCGGTCTACGATTGGCGAGCACTTGAAGAAGATGAGTACCGCTGGTGGGCCAGGCGATTACAAGCAGTTATGGAAGCGGTCGATCTTGTGCGGCTGGATCATTTCCGTGGCTTTGAAGCCTATTGGTCAGTTCCCGCGGGCCATGAGACGGCCGAGCAGGGTACATGGGTCCCCGGGCCGGGGCATCGCCTGTTTAATGCTCTCAAGTCGCAACTGCGAATACCCGAAGGGATGACACGCCTCCCGATTATTGCGGAAGATCTCGGCACCATTACTGCTGAGGTCGATGAACTGCGCCTTGCCTATGGTTTACCAGGGATGAAGGTGCTCCAGTTCATGATTGCTGATAACGATCCTTTCCAGCCTCAAGAATTTCCTCCCGAATCGATCTGCTATACAGGGACTCACGATAACGACACCACGGTCGGTTGGTTCCAGTCGCACGTGGCGTCGTTTGCCGATCGCTTCGATCGCCTGCGCCAACGTATTGAATTCTCGAATGAAGACATTGCGTGGGATCTCATAGCCGTGGCCTGGAAGAGCCGCTCAAATATCGCGATTGCACCCCTTCAAGATCTCCTTTCTCTCCCGGCTGCGGCCCGCATGAATACTCCAGGAACTTTTGGCGCCTCAGCTCGTAACTGGATCTGGCAATACGAACCCGGTGTCCTTACAAAAGACCTTGCTGATCGTTTGCATCGACTGACAGTGGCCAATCATCGTTTCCTTGGAGATCGCCCGCCACAATTCTAG
- a CDS encoding ferritin-like domain-containing protein, which produces MELREFAEQVLKSPSCMQKIQALREPLTDQTPGMAEKLTLPAREEKLTFGARRTAPPMPAIPRFSEPAQRAIAHHIMANHELQALEVMAWVLLAFPEAPTEFRLGLAKVMKDEQRHTRMHMERCKALGIEFGSLPVNSYIWRQAMTFTSVMDYLAGLPLTFEGCNLDHSLELEDVFQSVGDLKSAAIMRRIHEDEIEHVRFGLEWLRRLKPPTMTDWEAYETHLHFPMRPAKSVGHQLDEASRYKTGMDEEFVSRLKASQTGSI; this is translated from the coding sequence ATGGAACTTCGTGAGTTTGCGGAACAGGTGCTGAAGTCACCTTCCTGCATGCAAAAAATCCAGGCCTTACGGGAGCCATTGACCGACCAGACTCCTGGCATGGCAGAGAAACTCACACTTCCCGCTCGCGAAGAAAAGCTCACTTTTGGTGCCCGGAGGACGGCACCACCCATGCCGGCCATTCCGCGATTTTCTGAACCGGCTCAACGCGCGATTGCCCATCATATTATGGCTAATCACGAATTGCAGGCACTCGAAGTCATGGCGTGGGTATTGCTCGCATTTCCCGAGGCACCGACTGAGTTTCGCCTGGGGCTGGCAAAAGTCATGAAAGACGAACAGCGGCACACCCGCATGCACATGGAACGCTGCAAAGCTCTCGGGATCGAGTTTGGATCACTACCCGTCAACTCGTACATCTGGCGGCAGGCCATGACCTTCACATCCGTGATGGATTACCTGGCTGGACTCCCTTTGACGTTCGAAGGCTGCAATCTCGATCACAGTCTGGAACTCGAAGACGTTTTCCAATCGGTTGGTGATCTCAAAAGCGCTGCCATCATGCGGAGGATTCATGAAGATGAAATCGAACATGTGCGTTTTGGTCTCGAATGGCTGCGCAGACTCAAGCCACCCACAATGACCGATTGGGAAGCGTATGAAACGCATCTGCACTTTCCCATGAGGCCCGCCAAATCCGTCGGTCACCAACTCGATGAAGCTTCAAGATACAAAACAGGGATGGATGAAGAATTCGTATCGAGGCTCAAAGCCTCTCAAACAGGGTCGATTTGA